A region from the Corynebacterium halotolerans YIM 70093 = DSM 44683 genome encodes:
- a CDS encoding SNF2-related protein, giving the protein MEALKTATDERLRFSGLEQINISTVADVLRADFRLLTRVNGIGEVTARRMKAAAQTLQREALDGTATAIGDTPTAAALALLGVLRRFDAVNTLDEVERERRNRLLDDLQHLPVTDSLEPWTVVLSDPPHRHRLWQRFLDDLAWARAHPESLRPAGDLGPEAPGGSAWEDYLGRPAHYQGLLVTLLRLEVEGSGDLAGDTVEQIRALKLDRTHLKDLHLRGYQSLGARFTLVQRKVVLGDDMGLGKTVQALAAAAHVAAHRDNARILVVCPASVLSNWVRETGRFTDLAVYRAHGTAKADAVRSWRSSGGVCICTYDGARSLELGEPDMVVVDEAHMIKNPQTQRSQALARLIDAADYALLMTGTPLKNKVAEFSNLIAYVQPELVTEAMSTMAAVDFRRHIAPGYLRRNQAEVLDELPEKLDQIDWVELTDTDQRHYARTVAEGDWMDIRRAALTTPATEPAKLTRVREILADARETGRRAVIFTYFRDVLSRLEHELGAAVTGTISGSVPPARRQELVDALTTAPGGSVLLIQITAGGVGLNIQAASVAIIAEPQVKPSIEAQAIARVHRMGQVSTVQVHRLIADDTAEERMLEMLADKRQLFDTFARPSESARVHDAVDVSETALAADIIAQERRRLGYSTEAATALSGPAH; this is encoded by the coding sequence GTGGAGGCTCTGAAGACGGCCACCGATGAACGACTGCGGTTCAGTGGCCTGGAGCAGATCAACATCTCCACCGTCGCCGATGTCCTGCGCGCGGACTTCAGGCTGCTCACCCGGGTCAACGGCATCGGGGAGGTCACCGCCCGGCGGATGAAGGCCGCCGCGCAGACCCTGCAGCGTGAGGCCCTGGACGGCACGGCCACCGCCATCGGGGACACCCCCACGGCGGCGGCCCTGGCCCTGCTCGGCGTCCTGCGCCGGTTCGACGCCGTCAACACACTCGACGAGGTGGAACGCGAACGCCGCAACCGGCTGCTCGACGACCTTCAGCACCTCCCGGTCACCGACTCCCTCGAACCCTGGACCGTCGTACTCAGCGATCCACCGCACCGGCACCGGCTGTGGCAGCGCTTCCTGGACGACCTGGCGTGGGCCCGTGCCCACCCGGAATCCCTGCGCCCGGCCGGGGACCTCGGCCCGGAAGCCCCCGGCGGTTCGGCCTGGGAGGACTACCTGGGCCGCCCGGCCCACTACCAGGGTCTGCTGGTCACCCTCCTGCGGCTGGAGGTCGAAGGGTCCGGCGACCTGGCCGGCGACACCGTCGAGCAGATCCGCGCCCTCAAACTCGACCGGACCCACCTCAAGGACCTGCACCTGCGCGGCTACCAGTCCTTGGGCGCCCGGTTCACCCTGGTCCAGCGCAAGGTCGTCCTGGGCGATGACATGGGCCTGGGCAAGACCGTCCAGGCGCTGGCGGCCGCCGCCCACGTGGCCGCACACCGAGACAACGCCCGGATCCTGGTGGTCTGCCCGGCATCGGTGCTCAGCAACTGGGTCCGGGAGACCGGACGCTTCACCGATCTTGCCGTGTACCGTGCCCACGGCACCGCCAAGGCGGATGCGGTGCGCTCCTGGCGCAGCAGCGGCGGAGTCTGCATCTGCACCTACGACGGCGCCCGCTCCCTGGAGCTGGGGGAGCCGGACATGGTCGTCGTCGATGAGGCCCACATGATCAAGAACCCGCAGACCCAACGCTCCCAGGCGCTGGCCCGCCTGATCGACGCCGCCGACTACGCCCTCCTGATGACCGGCACCCCGCTGAAAAACAAGGTCGCCGAATTCAGCAACCTCATCGCCTACGTCCAACCAGAGCTGGTCACCGAGGCCATGTCCACCATGGCGGCCGTCGATTTCCGCCGCCACATCGCGCCGGGCTATCTGCGCCGCAACCAGGCCGAGGTACTGGACGAGCTGCCGGAGAAACTCGACCAGATCGACTGGGTGGAGCTCACCGACACCGATCAGCGGCACTATGCCCGCACCGTGGCCGAAGGTGACTGGATGGACATCCGCCGGGCGGCACTGACCACGCCGGCCACTGAGCCGGCGAAACTCACCCGCGTCCGCGAGATTCTCGCCGACGCCCGGGAAACCGGTCGGCGGGCGGTCATCTTCACCTACTTCCGCGACGTCCTCAGCCGGCTGGAACACGAGCTGGGCGCCGCCGTCACCGGCACCATCTCCGGCTCGGTGCCGCCGGCCCGGCGCCAGGAACTCGTGGACGCCCTGACCACCGCCCCCGGCGGCTCCGTTCTGCTCATCCAGATCACCGCTGGCGGAGTGGGACTGAACATCCAGGCCGCCAGTGTAGCCATCATCGCCGAACCCCAGGTCAAACCAAGCATCGAGGCCCAGGCCATCGCCCGGGTCCACCGCATGGGGCAGGTCTCCACCGTCCAGGTCCACCGGTTGATCGCCGATGACACCGCCGAGGAACGGATGCTCGAGATGCTGGCGGACAAGCGTCAGCTCTTCGACACCTTCGCGCGGCCCAGTGAATCCGCCCGGGTCCACGACGCCGTCGACGTCAGCGAAACCGCCCTGGCGGCGGACATCATCGCACAGGAACGCCGCCGCCTGGGATACTCCACCGAAGCCGCGACCGCCCTGAGCGGACCAGCCCACTGA
- a CDS encoding zinc-dependent alcohol dehydrogenase family protein: MSHSRRAVLAREFGPPLEVLNLETVASSVPAAGRVAVRMLASPINPSDLIPVTGAYRSRTALPVVPGFEGVGVISAVHPGEDATLIGRRVLPVGSAGGWQTVKECPVDWCIPVPEEVSEEQAATAYINPLTALRMVETHAVAPHVRTAVVNAGGSAIAQVLVRLLRGRGIRTIGLCRQPGSVADASLFDALIPTAGGGWEARLARLGPVDLAFDCVGGAEGAALAGLLRHGGTLVHYGLLSGRPLPPSLWRHRPDLVIDLFRLRGWVHTVGRAELLAAFDGVFELVRTGVVRTRVQERLPLAEFRAGLWLAVEHSSRGKVLLCP; encoded by the coding sequence ATGTCCCATTCCCGCCGGGCGGTCCTCGCCCGGGAATTCGGCCCACCGCTGGAGGTCCTGAATCTGGAGACCGTCGCCTCGAGCGTGCCCGCCGCCGGTCGCGTGGCCGTGCGGATGCTCGCCTCCCCGATCAACCCCTCTGATCTGATCCCGGTCACCGGGGCCTACCGGTCACGGACAGCCCTGCCCGTTGTCCCGGGGTTCGAGGGGGTCGGGGTCATCTCTGCGGTCCATCCGGGTGAGGATGCCACTCTGATCGGGCGGCGGGTACTGCCGGTGGGGTCGGCGGGCGGCTGGCAAACCGTGAAAGAGTGTCCCGTGGACTGGTGCATCCCCGTGCCGGAGGAGGTGAGCGAGGAACAGGCGGCGACCGCCTACATCAATCCCCTGACCGCGCTCCGGATGGTCGAAACCCATGCCGTCGCCCCACATGTCCGCACTGCCGTGGTCAATGCGGGCGGCTCCGCCATCGCCCAGGTGCTGGTGCGACTGTTGCGCGGCCGGGGTATCCGCACCATTGGGCTGTGCCGGCAGCCGGGCTCGGTGGCGGATGCCTCGCTTTTCGACGCCCTGATCCCCACCGCCGGAGGCGGCTGGGAGGCGCGGCTTGCCCGGCTGGGGCCGGTGGATCTGGCGTTCGACTGCGTCGGTGGCGCCGAGGGTGCCGCCCTGGCCGGATTGCTGCGGCACGGTGGGACGTTGGTGCACTACGGCCTACTGTCCGGGCGCCCGCTCCCGCCCTCCCTGTGGCGGCATCGTCCGGACCTGGTCATTGATCTGTTCCGGCTGCGGGGCTGGGTGCACACGGTGGGACGGGCGGAGCTGCTCGCCGCCTTCGACGGTGTCTTCGAGCTGGTGCGGACCGGAGTTGTGCGCACCAGGGTGCAGGAGCGGTTGCCCCTGGCGGAGTTCCGGGCGGGCCTCTGGCTTGCGGTGGAGCACTCCTCCCGCGGGAAGGTGCTGTTGTGTCCCTGA
- a CDS encoding YhgE/Pip domain-containing protein has protein sequence MNLTHLGSELRRFGHGTLPPLGLAVIVLLPLIFGGLFVWSYFDPIGGMSRLPVALVNSDQGAELDGEKFSAGEQVTGQLLDNEQVHFVEVTADQARQGVADGTYYFALELPRDFSEAAVSAGTGQPHPATINATYNNTNGFIGTTLGNQVTTQVVRTVDAALGEKVTDTLLVGFNTIGAGLDEASSGAAALAEGTGSAREGAGELADGASALDDGARELNDGAVQLRDGATELDTGLGTAAQGADQLSGGLDELVAATDSLGEGAGAIAGGVDQIAGLGEQAGGAQDQLAAQLTGISAQLRSTGLPGAAELSDRIDAAVAELNASGLGVDSPARGQLAELQEGAAELQRQLSDSDAPYRSGVDSAVRAAAELATGLHMLSDGSAQLVVGTNRLADGTSELVGGTQQLTVGAAQLRDGLVDLDEGAGQLSLRLNEGAGQVPRYPDGNRADTTATVATPVTEKLTGDQLTRFGVGLAPFFISLGLFMGGTVMFMVLRALQRRAIDSGMPAFRAVLATFLPAVLVGWAQTTMMWAVLVGLIGLAPAHPLGLLLAMGGISTCFVAITQAINAFFGSAVGRVLCLIIMALSLVSSGGLYPPETQPAFQRAVHVVDPITYSVNLLRQAIIGTSELDPRLWQSVAVLGVFLVGFLAVSTFAAWRGRILRQKDLHPELAL, from the coding sequence ATGAACCTCACGCACCTCGGATCCGAGCTGCGCCGCTTCGGCCACGGCACGCTCCCGCCGCTCGGACTGGCTGTCATCGTCTTGTTGCCCCTGATCTTCGGTGGCCTGTTCGTCTGGTCCTACTTCGACCCGATCGGTGGGATGAGCCGGCTGCCGGTCGCTCTGGTCAACTCCGATCAAGGCGCGGAACTGGACGGCGAGAAGTTCTCCGCCGGCGAGCAGGTGACCGGACAACTCCTGGACAACGAGCAGGTTCACTTCGTCGAGGTCACGGCGGACCAGGCCCGGCAGGGTGTGGCGGACGGCACCTACTACTTCGCCCTGGAACTGCCCCGTGACTTCAGTGAGGCGGCCGTCAGCGCGGGCACCGGACAGCCGCACCCGGCCACGATCAACGCCACCTACAACAACACCAACGGTTTCATCGGCACCACGCTGGGCAACCAGGTGACCACCCAGGTGGTGCGCACGGTGGATGCCGCCCTCGGGGAAAAGGTCACCGACACCCTGCTGGTCGGCTTCAACACCATCGGCGCCGGGCTGGACGAGGCGTCTTCCGGGGCCGCGGCCCTTGCCGAGGGAACCGGATCCGCCCGGGAGGGCGCCGGCGAGCTCGCGGACGGCGCCAGCGCATTGGACGACGGGGCGCGGGAACTCAATGACGGCGCGGTACAGCTGCGCGATGGCGCCACCGAGCTGGATACCGGCCTGGGCACCGCCGCGCAGGGGGCGGATCAGCTCTCCGGCGGGCTGGATGAACTGGTTGCCGCCACTGACTCCCTCGGCGAGGGGGCCGGTGCCATCGCCGGTGGCGTGGACCAGATCGCCGGGTTGGGGGAGCAGGCGGGTGGCGCCCAGGACCAGCTCGCCGCGCAATTGACCGGCATTTCCGCCCAGTTGCGCTCGACCGGGCTGCCCGGCGCGGCAGAACTGTCCGATCGGATCGACGCGGCCGTCGCGGAACTCAACGCCAGTGGGCTGGGGGTAGACAGCCCGGCCCGCGGCCAACTGGCCGAGCTCCAGGAGGGTGCGGCAGAGCTGCAACGACAACTCAGCGATTCAGACGCACCCTATCGCAGTGGTGTGGACAGTGCCGTCCGGGCGGCTGCGGAACTGGCCACTGGTCTCCACATGCTCTCCGACGGCTCGGCCCAGCTCGTGGTGGGCACCAACCGGTTGGCGGACGGCACCAGCGAACTGGTCGGCGGCACCCAGCAGCTGACGGTCGGGGCCGCCCAGCTGCGCGACGGCCTGGTGGACCTGGACGAGGGGGCGGGGCAACTCAGTCTCCGTCTCAATGAGGGGGCGGGCCAGGTGCCGCGCTACCCCGACGGCAACCGGGCCGATACCACGGCGACGGTGGCCACCCCGGTGACGGAGAAACTGACCGGGGACCAGCTGACCCGGTTCGGCGTGGGATTGGCGCCGTTCTTCATCTCCCTGGGTCTGTTCATGGGCGGGACCGTGATGTTCATGGTGCTGCGCGCGCTGCAGCGTCGCGCGATCGACTCCGGGATGCCGGCGTTCCGGGCCGTGCTGGCCACGTTCCTCCCGGCGGTCCTGGTCGGCTGGGCCCAGACCACGATGATGTGGGCGGTGCTGGTGGGGCTGATCGGCCTGGCACCGGCGCATCCACTGGGGCTGCTGCTGGCGATGGGCGGGATCTCCACCTGCTTTGTGGCCATCACCCAGGCCATCAACGCCTTCTTCGGCTCCGCGGTGGGCCGGGTGCTGTGTCTGATCATCATGGCCCTGTCCCTGGTTTCCTCCGGTGGGCTGTACCCACCGGAGACCCAACCGGCGTTCCAGCGGGCGGTCCACGTGGTGGATCCGATCACCTACTCGGTGAACCTGCTGCGCCAGGCCATCATCGGCACCAGTGAGCTGGATCCCCGGCTGTGGCAGTCCGTGGCGGTGCTGGGGGTCTTCCTCGTGGGGTTCCTGGCGGTTTCCACCTTCGCGGCCTGGCGGGGGCGGATCCTGCGGCAGAAGGATCTGCACCCGGAGCTGGCGTTGTAG
- a CDS encoding LLM class flavin-dependent oxidoreductase, with the protein MQFGIFTIGDVTQDPITGQTPTEHERINAMTQIALKAEEVGLDVFATGEHHNPPFVPSSPTTHLAYIAAQTRNLQLSTATTLITTNDPVKIAEDYAFLQHLSGGRVDLMMGRGNTGPVYPWFGKDIRQGIPLAIENYHLLRRLWREKVVNWQGKFRTPLQGYTSTPWPLDDVPPFVWHGSIRSVQIAEQAAFYGDGFFHNNIFWNKEHTAKMVDIYRRRYESYGHGRADQAIVGLGGQVFIGETEAEAKKFFRPYFDNAPVYGHGPSLEEFTSMTPLTVGTVEQVIERTMEFAEWVGDYQRQLFLMDHAGLPLEVVLDQIEILGTQVVPEVRRRMEARRPEHVPSNPPTHATLKANPDHPHFRVTPGEDTAE; encoded by the coding sequence ATGCAGTTCGGCATCTTCACCATCGGTGACGTCACCCAGGACCCCATCACGGGGCAGACCCCCACAGAACACGAGCGCATCAACGCGATGACCCAGATCGCGCTCAAGGCTGAGGAGGTGGGCCTGGACGTCTTCGCCACCGGCGAGCACCACAACCCGCCGTTCGTCCCCTCCTCCCCGACCACGCATCTGGCCTACATCGCCGCCCAGACGAGGAATCTGCAGCTGTCGACGGCGACCACCCTGATCACCACCAACGATCCGGTCAAGATCGCCGAGGACTACGCCTTCCTCCAGCACCTGTCCGGCGGCCGCGTCGACCTGATGATGGGCCGCGGCAACACCGGCCCGGTCTACCCGTGGTTCGGCAAGGACATCCGCCAGGGCATTCCGCTGGCGATCGAGAACTACCACCTGCTGCGCCGCCTGTGGCGCGAGAAGGTGGTCAACTGGCAGGGCAAGTTCCGCACTCCGCTGCAGGGCTACACCTCCACGCCGTGGCCGCTGGACGACGTCCCGCCGTTCGTGTGGCACGGCTCCATCCGGTCGGTGCAGATCGCCGAGCAGGCCGCCTTCTACGGCGACGGCTTCTTCCACAACAACATCTTCTGGAACAAGGAGCACACGGCGAAGATGGTCGACATCTACCGCCGCCGCTACGAGTCCTACGGCCACGGCCGCGCCGACCAGGCCATCGTGGGGCTGGGCGGCCAGGTGTTCATCGGCGAGACCGAGGCCGAGGCCAAGAAGTTCTTCCGCCCCTACTTCGACAACGCGCCGGTCTACGGCCACGGCCCCTCCCTGGAGGAGTTCACCTCCATGACCCCGCTGACGGTCGGCACCGTCGAGCAGGTCATCGAGCGCACCATGGAGTTCGCCGAATGGGTGGGCGACTACCAGCGCCAGCTGTTCCTCATGGACCACGCCGGCCTGCCGCTGGAGGTCGTGCTCGACCAGATCGAGATCCTGGGCACCCAGGTCGTCCCGGAGGTCCGCCGCCGCATGGAGGCCCGCCGCCCCGAACACGTGCCGTCCAACCCGCCGACCCACGCCACCCTCAAGGCCAACCCGGACCACCCGCACTTCCGCGTCACCCCGGGCGAGGACACCGCGGAGTAG
- a CDS encoding phosphotransferase family protein: MQLTNEDIVETAEDLLSKRFGGAQRLSEVQELSGSGSAVVLRARVASSPFLQQRSVILKYVPVSGEALDDAALVREVVAYQFTNSLSEEVRPGPVLLAHDIDRRIIVITDSGDGDTFEDLLNQRDPEIRVQILRNLGTALGRMHSGTAGREQDFEILLTRMLRQHPGSAEIQHLRDRSLLQSIQLGEELLRQGGVEVPEVVSEMARDAAGRLMSARHRAFTPFDLSPDNIIVADKTHFLDYEWAGFRDVSFDLACVIAGFPQFVFSRPVSDDEADVFVESWTQEVSALWPNVNNESHLHARVLAALIGWALSSVSLMHFGSMSNAVATFHREGLISEEEWQAIGRPLQEEPDLEVTGDFLRPADEGPFTEDELLVRRDLYETFEALARYAARGTEPYCAVVAAFGAEIAERVTEPRI; the protein is encoded by the coding sequence GTGCAGCTGACCAACGAGGACATCGTCGAGACCGCTGAAGATCTGCTGTCGAAACGTTTCGGGGGTGCTCAGCGGCTCTCCGAGGTACAGGAGCTCAGCGGCTCCGGCAGCGCCGTCGTCCTGCGGGCACGGGTCGCGTCCTCACCCTTCCTGCAGCAGCGTTCCGTCATTCTCAAGTACGTGCCCGTCTCCGGGGAGGCCCTCGACGACGCCGCCCTGGTGCGGGAGGTCGTGGCCTACCAGTTCACCAACTCCCTGTCGGAGGAGGTGCGCCCCGGCCCCGTCCTCCTGGCCCACGACATCGACCGGCGCATCATCGTCATCACCGACTCCGGTGACGGCGACACCTTCGAGGATCTGCTCAACCAGCGCGATCCGGAGATCCGGGTGCAGATCCTGCGCAATCTGGGCACCGCCCTGGGCCGTATGCACTCGGGCACCGCCGGGCGGGAGCAGGACTTCGAGATCCTGCTCACCCGCATGCTGCGCCAGCACCCCGGCTCCGCCGAGATCCAGCACCTGCGCGACCGCTCGCTGCTCCAGTCGATCCAGCTCGGCGAGGAGCTGCTGCGCCAGGGCGGCGTCGAGGTCCCCGAGGTGGTCTCGGAGATGGCCCGCGATGCCGCCGGACGGTTGATGTCGGCCCGCCACCGGGCGTTCACGCCGTTTGACCTGTCCCCGGACAACATCATCGTCGCGGACAAGACCCACTTCCTCGACTACGAGTGGGCTGGCTTCCGGGACGTCAGCTTCGATCTCGCCTGCGTGATCGCCGGTTTCCCGCAGTTCGTCTTCTCCCGCCCGGTCAGCGACGACGAGGCCGACGTGTTCGTGGAGTCCTGGACCCAGGAGGTCTCCGCCCTGTGGCCCAACGTCAACAACGAGAGCCACCTCCACGCCCGTGTCCTGGCGGCGCTCATCGGCTGGGCGCTGTCGAGCGTGTCCCTGATGCACTTCGGGTCGATGTCCAACGCGGTGGCCACCTTCCACCGTGAGGGGCTGATCAGCGAGGAGGAGTGGCAGGCCATCGGCCGGCCCCTGCAGGAGGAACCGGATCTGGAGGTCACGGGGGATTTCCTCCGCCCGGCCGACGAGGGGCCGTTCACCGAGGACGAGCTGCTCGTGCGCCGCGACCTCTACGAGACCTTCGAGGCACTGGCCCGCTACGCCGCCCGCGGCACCGAACCGTACTGCGCTGTCGTCGCCGCCTTCGGCGCCGAGATCGCCGAGCGGGTCACCGAGCCACGGATCTAG
- the aspS gene encoding aspartate--tRNA ligase has product MLRTHLAGELRKESAGQTVTLTGWVSRRRDHGGVIFIDLRDRSGLAQVVFRESQVAERAHDLRSEYVLQVTGVVEARPEGSENPNLPSGDIEVNVTELTVLNESAALPFQLDDVSSAGEVGEETRLKYRYLDLRRPVQGDALRLRSKANQAARRVLDTHDFTEIETPTLTRSTPEGARDFLVPARLKPGSFYALPQSPQLFKQLLMVAGMERYYQIARCYRDEDFRADRQPEFTQLDVEMSFVDQEDVIALAEEILVELWKLIGHEITTPIPRITYAEAMRRYGSDKPDLRFDIEITECTDFFADTTFRVFQNEYVGAVVMEGGASQPRRQLDAWQEWAKQRGAKGLAYILVGEDGELSGPVAKNITEAERAGIAGHVGAKPGDCIFFAAGDTRSSRALLGAARGAIAEKLGLIREGDWAFTWVVDAPLFEPAADAVASGDVAVGNSAWTAVHHAFTSPKPEYLDTFDSNPGEALAYAYDIVCNGNEIGGGSIRIHQRDVQERVFQVMGITEEEAREKFGFLLDAFAFGAPPHGGIAFGWDRIVSLLGGFDSIRDVIAFPKSGGGVDPLTDAPAPITPQQRRESGIDAKPKQEKKADQKAGTAAN; this is encoded by the coding sequence TTGCTGCGTACTCATCTCGCGGGGGAGCTCCGCAAAGAATCCGCTGGACAGACCGTAACCCTGACCGGTTGGGTGTCCCGTCGTCGCGACCACGGTGGCGTGATCTTCATCGATCTGCGCGACCGGTCCGGCCTCGCGCAGGTGGTGTTCCGTGAGTCCCAGGTCGCCGAGCGGGCACATGACCTGCGGAGCGAGTACGTGCTGCAGGTCACCGGCGTGGTCGAGGCCCGGCCCGAGGGGTCGGAGAACCCGAACCTGCCCTCCGGTGACATCGAGGTCAACGTCACCGAGCTCACCGTCCTCAATGAGTCGGCGGCCCTGCCCTTCCAGCTGGACGACGTCTCCTCGGCCGGTGAGGTCGGCGAGGAGACCCGTCTGAAGTACCGCTACCTCGATCTGCGTCGCCCGGTCCAGGGTGATGCCCTGCGGCTGCGGTCCAAGGCGAACCAGGCCGCCCGCCGGGTGCTCGACACCCACGACTTCACCGAGATCGAGACCCCGACGCTCACCCGTTCCACCCCGGAGGGCGCCCGGGACTTTCTGGTGCCGGCACGGCTGAAGCCGGGTTCCTTCTACGCCCTGCCGCAGTCGCCGCAGCTGTTCAAGCAGCTGCTGATGGTCGCCGGCATGGAGCGCTACTACCAGATCGCGCGCTGCTACCGCGACGAGGACTTCCGCGCCGACCGTCAGCCGGAGTTCACCCAGCTGGACGTCGAGATGAGCTTCGTCGACCAGGAGGACGTCATCGCCCTCGCCGAGGAGATCCTCGTCGAGCTGTGGAAGCTGATCGGCCACGAGATCACCACCCCGATCCCGCGCATCACCTACGCCGAGGCCATGCGCCGCTACGGCTCCGATAAACCGGACCTGCGCTTCGACATCGAGATCACCGAGTGCACCGACTTCTTCGCCGACACCACCTTCCGGGTGTTCCAGAACGAGTACGTCGGCGCCGTGGTCATGGAGGGCGGCGCCTCCCAGCCGCGCCGACAGCTCGACGCCTGGCAGGAGTGGGCCAAGCAGCGCGGCGCCAAGGGCCTCGCGTACATCCTCGTCGGCGAGGACGGTGAGCTGTCGGGCCCCGTCGCCAAGAACATCACCGAGGCCGAGCGCGCCGGCATCGCCGGGCATGTCGGCGCCAAGCCGGGCGACTGCATCTTCTTCGCGGCCGGCGACACCCGTTCCTCCCGTGCCCTGCTGGGCGCGGCCCGTGGTGCGATCGCCGAGAAGCTCGGCCTGATCAGGGAGGGCGACTGGGCCTTCACCTGGGTCGTCGACGCCCCGCTGTTCGAGCCGGCCGCCGACGCCGTCGCCTCGGGCGACGTCGCCGTGGGCAACTCCGCCTGGACCGCCGTGCACCACGCCTTCACCTCCCCGAAGCCGGAGTACCTGGACACCTTCGACTCCAACCCGGGCGAGGCCCTGGCCTACGCCTACGACATCGTCTGCAACGGCAACGAGATCGGTGGCGGTTCCATCCGTATCCACCAGCGTGACGTGCAGGAGCGCGTGTTCCAGGTCATGGGCATCACCGAGGAGGAGGCGCGCGAGAAGTTCGGCTTCCTGCTCGACGCCTTCGCCTTCGGCGCCCCGCCGCACGGCGGCATCGCCTTCGGCTGGGACCGCATCGTCTCCCTGCTCGGCGGCTTCGACTCCATCCGCGACGTCATCGCCTTCCCGAAGTCCGGCGGCGGCGTGGATCCGCTCACCGACGCCCCGGCCCCGATCACCCCGCAGCAGCGCAGGGAGTCGGGCATCGACGCCAAGCCCAAGCAGGAGAAGAAGGCCGACCAGAAGGCCGGGACCGCCGCGAACTAG
- the ypfJ gene encoding KPN_02809 family neutral zinc metallopeptidase, with amino-acid sequence MTFRGDVSRSSGRARTGGRRGGLIVGGGGVGTLVLVGLFLLLGGSPGDVGNLLGGGDQQQLDPGTDTGGLEHCQTAEDANTYADCRVAATALSLDQVWGEQLPAQAGLEYTEPGLMIFEQSTSSGCGAASAATGPFYCPTDQTAYFDVSFFEQLEQLGGENAPLAQEYIVAHEFGHHLQHLEGTLGMSDYNNPGADSNAVKIEVQADCYGGVWAHYADDGADALLETITPDQVADAIATAGAVGDDNIQNRSGGEVTPETWTHGSSEQRQQAFLAGYESGAMSACDTLDRGGYRK; translated from the coding sequence ATGACCTTCCGTGGTGATGTGAGTAGATCCAGTGGCCGGGCCCGCACCGGGGGCCGCCGTGGCGGGCTGATCGTCGGTGGCGGCGGCGTCGGCACCCTGGTCCTGGTGGGGTTGTTCCTGCTGCTCGGCGGTAGTCCCGGCGACGTCGGAAACCTGCTCGGCGGCGGGGACCAGCAGCAACTCGATCCCGGGACCGACACCGGTGGCCTGGAGCACTGCCAGACCGCCGAGGACGCCAACACCTACGCGGACTGCCGGGTGGCGGCCACCGCGCTCTCCCTCGACCAGGTCTGGGGCGAGCAGCTGCCTGCCCAGGCGGGACTGGAGTACACCGAGCCGGGCCTGATGATCTTCGAGCAGTCCACGTCCTCCGGGTGCGGTGCCGCCTCCGCGGCGACGGGGCCGTTCTACTGCCCCACCGACCAGACCGCCTATTTCGACGTCTCCTTCTTCGAGCAGCTCGAACAGCTCGGCGGGGAAAACGCTCCCCTGGCGCAGGAGTACATCGTGGCCCACGAGTTCGGCCACCACCTCCAGCACCTGGAGGGCACCCTGGGGATGAGCGACTACAACAACCCCGGCGCGGACTCCAACGCCGTCAAGATCGAGGTGCAGGCGGACTGCTATGGCGGGGTGTGGGCGCATTACGCCGATGACGGGGCGGACGCACTGCTGGAGACGATCACCCCCGACCAGGTCGCTGACGCCATCGCGACGGCCGGGGCGGTCGGTGACGACAACATCCAGAACCGCTCCGGCGGCGAGGTCACCCCGGAGACCTGGACGCACGGTTCGTCCGAGCAGCGGCAGCAGGCGTTCCTGGCGGGCTATGAGTCGGGCGCCATGTCGGCCTGCGACACCCTGGACCGCGGCGGGTACCGGAAATAG
- a CDS encoding TetR/AcrR family transcriptional regulator has protein sequence MRADARERRHRIIVAACDLLRNRHEASLTLEEVAGAAGVGIATLYRNFADRRELLHACAAHLFDQVIALQDETLREFPGAPADTWGRYVRGLVGLGLGAVVPLLAPARLADLPADLQSRREAVEQRGHEIVTAAQDAGLVHPTVMPSTFIIGLITVSRPQVSAVAELAPDLTEALVQLYLSGLRHGPGTPGDPE, from the coding sequence ATGCGTGCCGACGCCCGGGAACGACGCCACCGCATCATCGTCGCCGCTTGTGACCTGCTGCGCAACAGGCACGAGGCCAGCCTGACGCTGGAGGAGGTGGCCGGCGCCGCCGGGGTCGGCATCGCCACCTTGTACCGAAATTTCGCTGACCGGCGGGAGCTGCTGCACGCCTGTGCCGCCCACCTCTTCGACCAGGTGATCGCACTCCAGGATGAGACACTGCGGGAGTTTCCCGGTGCCCCGGCGGACACGTGGGGGCGCTATGTCCGGGGCCTGGTGGGCCTGGGACTGGGCGCGGTGGTCCCACTCCTGGCACCGGCCCGGCTCGCCGATCTGCCGGCGGATCTGCAGTCCCGGCGCGAGGCGGTGGAGCAGCGCGGGCATGAGATTGTCACGGCCGCCCAGGATGCGGGACTGGTCCACCCCACGGTCATGCCGAGCACCTTCATCATCGGCCTGATCACGGTCTCGCGGCCGCAGGTCTCGGCGGTGGCGGAACTCGCCCCGGATCTGACCGAGGCCCTGGTGCAGTTGTACCTGTCCGGCCTGCGCCATGGACCGGGCACGCCGGGCGACCCGGAGTAG